A region of Ursus arctos isolate Adak ecotype North America unplaced genomic scaffold, UrsArc2.0 scaffold_31, whole genome shotgun sequence DNA encodes the following proteins:
- the IER3 gene encoding radiation-inducible immediate-early gene IEX-1 — translation MCHSRSSLPTMTVLRAPTPVSSTSPGPRRGSGPEIFTFDPLPEPAVAPAARPSASRGHRKRSRRVLYPRVVRRQLPVEDPNPAKRLLFLLLAVIFCQILMAEEGVPAPLAPEDAPSGASPAPTPAPPVLEPLNLTSEPSDYALDLSTFLQQHPAAF, via the exons ATGTGTCACTCTCGCAGCTCCCTCCCCACTATGACCGTCCTGCGGGCCCCGACCCCCGTCTCCTCCACCAGTCCCGGACCCCGTCGGGGCTCTGGTCCTGAGATCTTCACCTTCGACCCTCTCCCGGAGCCCGCGGTGGCCCCCGCCGCGCGCCCCAGCGCCTCCCGCGGGCATCGGAAGCGCAGCCGTAGGGTCCTCTACCCACGAGTG GTCCGGCGCCAGCTGCCAGTCGAGGATCCGAACCCTGCCAAAAGGCTCCTTTTTCTCCTGCTCGCCGTCATCTTCTGCCAGATCCTGATGGCTGAAGAGGGTGTGCCGGCACCGCTGGCCCCGGAGGACGCCCCCAGCGGCGCGTCCCCCGCACCCACCCCGGCGCCCCCAGTCCTCGAGCCTCTTAATCTGACCTCTGAACCCTCGGACTACGCTCTGGACCTCAGCACTTTTCTACAGCAACACCCGGCCGCCTTCTAA
- the FLOT1 gene encoding flotillin-1 isoform X1, whose amino-acid sequence MFFTCGPNEAMVVSGFCRSPPVMVAGGRVFVLPCIQQIQRISLNTLTLNVKSEKVYTRHGVPISVTGIAQVKIQGQNKEMLAAACQMFLGKTEAEIAHIALETLEGHQRAIMAHMTVEEIYKDRQKFSEQVFKVASSDLVNMGISVVSYTLKDIHDDQDYLHSLGKARTAQVQKDARIGEAEAKRDAGIREAKAKQEKVSAQYLSEIEMAKAQRDYELKKAAYDIEVNTRRAQADLAYQLQVAKTKQQIEEQRVQVQVVERAQQVAVQEQEIARREKELEARVRKPAEAERYKLERLAEAEKSQLIMQAEAEAESVRMRGEAEAFAIGARARAEAEQMAKKAEAFQLYQEAAQLDMLLEKLPQVAEEISGPLTSANKITLVSSGGGTVGAAKVTGEVLDILSRLPESVERLTGVSISQVRVSRVGAADFL is encoded by the exons ATGTTTTTCACCTGCGGCCCAAATGAGGCCATGGTGGTCTCCG GTTTCTGCCGAAGCCCCCCAGTCATGGTGGCTGGAGGACGTGTCTTTGTCCTGCCCTGCATCCAGCAAATCCAGAG GATCTCTCTCAACACACTGACCCTCAATGTCAAGAGTGAAAAGGTTTACACTCGCCATGGGGTCCCCATCTCAGTCACTGGCATTGCCCAG GTGAAAATCCAGGGGCAGAACAAGGAGATGTTGGCAGCTGCCTGCCAGATGTTCCTGGGGAAGACGGAGGCTGAGATTGCCCACATTGCACTGGAGACTCTGGAAGGCCACCAGAGGGCTATCATGGCTCACATGACTGTGGAG GAAATCTATAAGGACAGGCAGAAATTCTCAGAGCAGGTTTTCAAAGTGGCCTCCTCAGACCTGGTCAACATGGGCATCAGTGTGGTTAGCTACACCCTGAAGGACATTCATGACGATCAG GACTATTTGCACTCTTTAGGGAAGGCTAGAACAGCGCAAGTCCAAAAAGATGCTCGGATTGGGGAAGCAGAAGCTAAAAGAGATGCTGGGATCCGG GAAGCCAAAGCTAAGCAGGAAAAGGTGTCTGCTCAGTACCTGAGTGAGATCGAGATGGCCAAGGCGCAGAGAGACTATGAGCTAAAGAAGGCCGCGTATGACATCGAGGTCAACACCCGCCGAGCACAGGCTGACCTGGCCTACCAACTTCAG GTTGCCAAAACTAAGCAGCAGATCGAGGAGCAGCGGGTACAGGTGCAGGTGGTGGAGCGGGCCCAGCAGGTGGCAGTGCAGGAACAGGAGATCGCCCGCCgagagaaggagctggaggcCCGAGTTCGGAAGCCCGCGGAAGCCGAGCGCTACAAGCTGGAGCGCCTGGCTGAGGCAGAGAA GTCCCAGCTGATTATGCAGGCTGAGGCCGAAGCTGAGTCTGTGAGG ATGCGTGGGGAGGCCGAGGCCTTTGCCATAGGGGCTCGAGCCCGGGCCGAGGCCGAGCAGATGGCCAAGAAGGCAGAAGCATTCCAGCTGTACCAGGAGGCAGCTCAGCTGGACATGCTGCTGGAGAAGCTGCCCCAG GTGGCAGAGGAGATCAGTGGTCCCTTGACCTCAGCCAATAAGATCACATTGGTGTCCAGTGGAGGTGGGACCGTGGGGGCGGCCAAAGTGACCGGGGAAGTACTAGACATCCTGAGCCGCCTGCCAGAGAGTGTGGAGAGACTCACCGGCGTCAGCATCTCCCAGGTGAGGGTCTCTAGGGTGGGAGCTGCGGATTTTCTGTGA
- the FLOT1 gene encoding flotillin-1 isoform X2 encodes MFFTCGPNEAMVVSGFCRSPPVMVAGGRVFVLPCIQQIQRISLNTLTLNVKSEKVYTRHGVPISVTGIAQVKIQGQNKEMLAAACQMFLGKTEAEIAHIALETLEGHQRAIMAHMTVEEIYKDRQKFSEQVFKVASSDLVNMGISVVSYTLKDIHDDQDYLHSLGKARTAQVQKDARIGEAEAKRDAGIREAKAKQEKVSAQYLSEIEMAKAQRDYELKKAAYDIEVNTRRAQADLAYQLQVAKTKQQIEEQRVQVQVVERAQQVAVQEQEIARREKELEARVRKPAEAERYKLERLAEAEKSQLIMQAEAEAESVRMRGEAEAFAIGARARAEAEQMAKKAEAFQLYQEAAQLDMLLEKLPQVAEEISGPLTSANKITLVSSGGGTVGAAKVTGEVLDILSRLPESVERLTGVSISQVNHKPLRTA; translated from the exons ATGTTTTTCACCTGCGGCCCAAATGAGGCCATGGTGGTCTCCG GTTTCTGCCGAAGCCCCCCAGTCATGGTGGCTGGAGGACGTGTCTTTGTCCTGCCCTGCATCCAGCAAATCCAGAG GATCTCTCTCAACACACTGACCCTCAATGTCAAGAGTGAAAAGGTTTACACTCGCCATGGGGTCCCCATCTCAGTCACTGGCATTGCCCAG GTGAAAATCCAGGGGCAGAACAAGGAGATGTTGGCAGCTGCCTGCCAGATGTTCCTGGGGAAGACGGAGGCTGAGATTGCCCACATTGCACTGGAGACTCTGGAAGGCCACCAGAGGGCTATCATGGCTCACATGACTGTGGAG GAAATCTATAAGGACAGGCAGAAATTCTCAGAGCAGGTTTTCAAAGTGGCCTCCTCAGACCTGGTCAACATGGGCATCAGTGTGGTTAGCTACACCCTGAAGGACATTCATGACGATCAG GACTATTTGCACTCTTTAGGGAAGGCTAGAACAGCGCAAGTCCAAAAAGATGCTCGGATTGGGGAAGCAGAAGCTAAAAGAGATGCTGGGATCCGG GAAGCCAAAGCTAAGCAGGAAAAGGTGTCTGCTCAGTACCTGAGTGAGATCGAGATGGCCAAGGCGCAGAGAGACTATGAGCTAAAGAAGGCCGCGTATGACATCGAGGTCAACACCCGCCGAGCACAGGCTGACCTGGCCTACCAACTTCAG GTTGCCAAAACTAAGCAGCAGATCGAGGAGCAGCGGGTACAGGTGCAGGTGGTGGAGCGGGCCCAGCAGGTGGCAGTGCAGGAACAGGAGATCGCCCGCCgagagaaggagctggaggcCCGAGTTCGGAAGCCCGCGGAAGCCGAGCGCTACAAGCTGGAGCGCCTGGCTGAGGCAGAGAA GTCCCAGCTGATTATGCAGGCTGAGGCCGAAGCTGAGTCTGTGAGG ATGCGTGGGGAGGCCGAGGCCTTTGCCATAGGGGCTCGAGCCCGGGCCGAGGCCGAGCAGATGGCCAAGAAGGCAGAAGCATTCCAGCTGTACCAGGAGGCAGCTCAGCTGGACATGCTGCTGGAGAAGCTGCCCCAG GTGGCAGAGGAGATCAGTGGTCCCTTGACCTCAGCCAATAAGATCACATTGGTGTCCAGTGGAGGTGGGACCGTGGGGGCGGCCAAAGTGACCGGGGAAGTACTAGACATCCTGAGCCGCCTGCCAGAGAGTGTGGAGAGACTCACCGGCGTCAGCATCTCCCAG GTTAACCACAAGCCTTTGCGAACAGCTTGA
- the FLOT1 gene encoding flotillin-1 isoform X6, giving the protein MFFTCGPNEAMVVSGFCRSPPVMVAGGRVFVLPCIQQIQRISLNTLTLNVKSEKVYTRHGVPISVTGIAQVKIQGQNKEMLAAACQMFLGKTEAEIAHIALETLEGHQRAIMAHMTVEEAKAKQEKVSAQYLSEIEMAKAQRDYELKKAAYDIEVNTRRAQADLAYQLQVAKTKQQIEEQRVQVQVVERAQQVAVQEQEIARREKELEARVRKPAEAERYKLERLAEAEKSQLIMQAEAEAESVRMRGEAEAFAIGARARAEAEQMAKKAEAFQLYQEAAQLDMLLEKLPQVAEEISGPLTSANKITLVSSGGGTVGAAKVTGEVLDILSRLPESVERLTGVSISQVNHKPLRTA; this is encoded by the exons ATGTTTTTCACCTGCGGCCCAAATGAGGCCATGGTGGTCTCCG GTTTCTGCCGAAGCCCCCCAGTCATGGTGGCTGGAGGACGTGTCTTTGTCCTGCCCTGCATCCAGCAAATCCAGAG GATCTCTCTCAACACACTGACCCTCAATGTCAAGAGTGAAAAGGTTTACACTCGCCATGGGGTCCCCATCTCAGTCACTGGCATTGCCCAG GTGAAAATCCAGGGGCAGAACAAGGAGATGTTGGCAGCTGCCTGCCAGATGTTCCTGGGGAAGACGGAGGCTGAGATTGCCCACATTGCACTGGAGACTCTGGAAGGCCACCAGAGGGCTATCATGGCTCACATGACTGTGGAG GAAGCCAAAGCTAAGCAGGAAAAGGTGTCTGCTCAGTACCTGAGTGAGATCGAGATGGCCAAGGCGCAGAGAGACTATGAGCTAAAGAAGGCCGCGTATGACATCGAGGTCAACACCCGCCGAGCACAGGCTGACCTGGCCTACCAACTTCAG GTTGCCAAAACTAAGCAGCAGATCGAGGAGCAGCGGGTACAGGTGCAGGTGGTGGAGCGGGCCCAGCAGGTGGCAGTGCAGGAACAGGAGATCGCCCGCCgagagaaggagctggaggcCCGAGTTCGGAAGCCCGCGGAAGCCGAGCGCTACAAGCTGGAGCGCCTGGCTGAGGCAGAGAA GTCCCAGCTGATTATGCAGGCTGAGGCCGAAGCTGAGTCTGTGAGG ATGCGTGGGGAGGCCGAGGCCTTTGCCATAGGGGCTCGAGCCCGGGCCGAGGCCGAGCAGATGGCCAAGAAGGCAGAAGCATTCCAGCTGTACCAGGAGGCAGCTCAGCTGGACATGCTGCTGGAGAAGCTGCCCCAG GTGGCAGAGGAGATCAGTGGTCCCTTGACCTCAGCCAATAAGATCACATTGGTGTCCAGTGGAGGTGGGACCGTGGGGGCGGCCAAAGTGACCGGGGAAGTACTAGACATCCTGAGCCGCCTGCCAGAGAGTGTGGAGAGACTCACCGGCGTCAGCATCTCCCAG GTTAACCACAAGCCTTTGCGAACAGCTTGA
- the FLOT1 gene encoding flotillin-1 isoform X5, which yields MFFTCGPNEAMVVSGFCRSPPVMVAGGRVFVLPCIQQIQRISLNTLTLNVKSEKVYTRHGVPISVTGIAQVKIQGQNKEMLAAACQMFLGKTEAEIAHIALETLEGHQRAIMAHMTVEEAKAKQEKVSAQYLSEIEMAKAQRDYELKKAAYDIEVNTRRAQADLAYQLQVAKTKQQIEEQRVQVQVVERAQQVAVQEQEIARREKELEARVRKPAEAERYKLERLAEAEKSQLIMQAEAEAESVRMRGEAEAFAIGARARAEAEQMAKKAEAFQLYQEAAQLDMLLEKLPQVAEEISGPLTSANKITLVSSGGGTVGAAKVTGEVLDILSRLPESVERLTGVSISQVRVSRVGAADFL from the exons ATGTTTTTCACCTGCGGCCCAAATGAGGCCATGGTGGTCTCCG GTTTCTGCCGAAGCCCCCCAGTCATGGTGGCTGGAGGACGTGTCTTTGTCCTGCCCTGCATCCAGCAAATCCAGAG GATCTCTCTCAACACACTGACCCTCAATGTCAAGAGTGAAAAGGTTTACACTCGCCATGGGGTCCCCATCTCAGTCACTGGCATTGCCCAG GTGAAAATCCAGGGGCAGAACAAGGAGATGTTGGCAGCTGCCTGCCAGATGTTCCTGGGGAAGACGGAGGCTGAGATTGCCCACATTGCACTGGAGACTCTGGAAGGCCACCAGAGGGCTATCATGGCTCACATGACTGTGGAG GAAGCCAAAGCTAAGCAGGAAAAGGTGTCTGCTCAGTACCTGAGTGAGATCGAGATGGCCAAGGCGCAGAGAGACTATGAGCTAAAGAAGGCCGCGTATGACATCGAGGTCAACACCCGCCGAGCACAGGCTGACCTGGCCTACCAACTTCAG GTTGCCAAAACTAAGCAGCAGATCGAGGAGCAGCGGGTACAGGTGCAGGTGGTGGAGCGGGCCCAGCAGGTGGCAGTGCAGGAACAGGAGATCGCCCGCCgagagaaggagctggaggcCCGAGTTCGGAAGCCCGCGGAAGCCGAGCGCTACAAGCTGGAGCGCCTGGCTGAGGCAGAGAA GTCCCAGCTGATTATGCAGGCTGAGGCCGAAGCTGAGTCTGTGAGG ATGCGTGGGGAGGCCGAGGCCTTTGCCATAGGGGCTCGAGCCCGGGCCGAGGCCGAGCAGATGGCCAAGAAGGCAGAAGCATTCCAGCTGTACCAGGAGGCAGCTCAGCTGGACATGCTGCTGGAGAAGCTGCCCCAG GTGGCAGAGGAGATCAGTGGTCCCTTGACCTCAGCCAATAAGATCACATTGGTGTCCAGTGGAGGTGGGACCGTGGGGGCGGCCAAAGTGACCGGGGAAGTACTAGACATCCTGAGCCGCCTGCCAGAGAGTGTGGAGAGACTCACCGGCGTCAGCATCTCCCAGGTGAGGGTCTCTAGGGTGGGAGCTGCGGATTTTCTGTGA
- the FLOT1 gene encoding flotillin-1 isoform X4: MFFTCGPNEAMVVSGFCRSPPVMVAGGRVFVLPCIQQIQRISLNTLTLNVKSEKVYTRHGVPISVTGIAQVKIQGQNKEMLAAACQMFLGKTEAEIAHIALETLEGHQRAIMAHMTVEDYLHSLGKARTAQVQKDARIGEAEAKRDAGIREAKAKQEKVSAQYLSEIEMAKAQRDYELKKAAYDIEVNTRRAQADLAYQLQVAKTKQQIEEQRVQVQVVERAQQVAVQEQEIARREKELEARVRKPAEAERYKLERLAEAEKSQLIMQAEAEAESVRMRGEAEAFAIGARARAEAEQMAKKAEAFQLYQEAAQLDMLLEKLPQVAEEISGPLTSANKITLVSSGGGTVGAAKVTGEVLDILSRLPESVERLTGVSISQVNHKPLRTA, encoded by the exons ATGTTTTTCACCTGCGGCCCAAATGAGGCCATGGTGGTCTCCG GTTTCTGCCGAAGCCCCCCAGTCATGGTGGCTGGAGGACGTGTCTTTGTCCTGCCCTGCATCCAGCAAATCCAGAG GATCTCTCTCAACACACTGACCCTCAATGTCAAGAGTGAAAAGGTTTACACTCGCCATGGGGTCCCCATCTCAGTCACTGGCATTGCCCAG GTGAAAATCCAGGGGCAGAACAAGGAGATGTTGGCAGCTGCCTGCCAGATGTTCCTGGGGAAGACGGAGGCTGAGATTGCCCACATTGCACTGGAGACTCTGGAAGGCCACCAGAGGGCTATCATGGCTCACATGACTGTGGAG GACTATTTGCACTCTTTAGGGAAGGCTAGAACAGCGCAAGTCCAAAAAGATGCTCGGATTGGGGAAGCAGAAGCTAAAAGAGATGCTGGGATCCGG GAAGCCAAAGCTAAGCAGGAAAAGGTGTCTGCTCAGTACCTGAGTGAGATCGAGATGGCCAAGGCGCAGAGAGACTATGAGCTAAAGAAGGCCGCGTATGACATCGAGGTCAACACCCGCCGAGCACAGGCTGACCTGGCCTACCAACTTCAG GTTGCCAAAACTAAGCAGCAGATCGAGGAGCAGCGGGTACAGGTGCAGGTGGTGGAGCGGGCCCAGCAGGTGGCAGTGCAGGAACAGGAGATCGCCCGCCgagagaaggagctggaggcCCGAGTTCGGAAGCCCGCGGAAGCCGAGCGCTACAAGCTGGAGCGCCTGGCTGAGGCAGAGAA GTCCCAGCTGATTATGCAGGCTGAGGCCGAAGCTGAGTCTGTGAGG ATGCGTGGGGAGGCCGAGGCCTTTGCCATAGGGGCTCGAGCCCGGGCCGAGGCCGAGCAGATGGCCAAGAAGGCAGAAGCATTCCAGCTGTACCAGGAGGCAGCTCAGCTGGACATGCTGCTGGAGAAGCTGCCCCAG GTGGCAGAGGAGATCAGTGGTCCCTTGACCTCAGCCAATAAGATCACATTGGTGTCCAGTGGAGGTGGGACCGTGGGGGCGGCCAAAGTGACCGGGGAAGTACTAGACATCCTGAGCCGCCTGCCAGAGAGTGTGGAGAGACTCACCGGCGTCAGCATCTCCCAG GTTAACCACAAGCCTTTGCGAACAGCTTGA
- the FLOT1 gene encoding flotillin-1 isoform X3, whose translation MFFTCGPNEAMVVSGFCRSPPVMVAGGRVFVLPCIQQIQRISLNTLTLNVKSEKVYTRHGVPISVTGIAQVKIQGQNKEMLAAACQMFLGKTEAEIAHIALETLEGHQRAIMAHMTVEDYLHSLGKARTAQVQKDARIGEAEAKRDAGIREAKAKQEKVSAQYLSEIEMAKAQRDYELKKAAYDIEVNTRRAQADLAYQLQVAKTKQQIEEQRVQVQVVERAQQVAVQEQEIARREKELEARVRKPAEAERYKLERLAEAEKSQLIMQAEAEAESVRMRGEAEAFAIGARARAEAEQMAKKAEAFQLYQEAAQLDMLLEKLPQVWRLCGHQERNRTRECRVGGNEGLGETQAGGLEIWGGNYKPVTEVRKDDPYKVKKITILKPRVRCFRRGVVRPQVLSGPLSPTRWQRRSVVP comes from the exons ATGTTTTTCACCTGCGGCCCAAATGAGGCCATGGTGGTCTCCG GTTTCTGCCGAAGCCCCCCAGTCATGGTGGCTGGAGGACGTGTCTTTGTCCTGCCCTGCATCCAGCAAATCCAGAG GATCTCTCTCAACACACTGACCCTCAATGTCAAGAGTGAAAAGGTTTACACTCGCCATGGGGTCCCCATCTCAGTCACTGGCATTGCCCAG GTGAAAATCCAGGGGCAGAACAAGGAGATGTTGGCAGCTGCCTGCCAGATGTTCCTGGGGAAGACGGAGGCTGAGATTGCCCACATTGCACTGGAGACTCTGGAAGGCCACCAGAGGGCTATCATGGCTCACATGACTGTGGAG GACTATTTGCACTCTTTAGGGAAGGCTAGAACAGCGCAAGTCCAAAAAGATGCTCGGATTGGGGAAGCAGAAGCTAAAAGAGATGCTGGGATCCGG GAAGCCAAAGCTAAGCAGGAAAAGGTGTCTGCTCAGTACCTGAGTGAGATCGAGATGGCCAAGGCGCAGAGAGACTATGAGCTAAAGAAGGCCGCGTATGACATCGAGGTCAACACCCGCCGAGCACAGGCTGACCTGGCCTACCAACTTCAG GTTGCCAAAACTAAGCAGCAGATCGAGGAGCAGCGGGTACAGGTGCAGGTGGTGGAGCGGGCCCAGCAGGTGGCAGTGCAGGAACAGGAGATCGCCCGCCgagagaaggagctggaggcCCGAGTTCGGAAGCCCGCGGAAGCCGAGCGCTACAAGCTGGAGCGCCTGGCTGAGGCAGAGAA GTCCCAGCTGATTATGCAGGCTGAGGCCGAAGCTGAGTCTGTGAGG ATGCGTGGGGAGGCCGAGGCCTTTGCCATAGGGGCTCGAGCCCGGGCCGAGGCCGAGCAGATGGCCAAGAAGGCAGAAGCATTCCAGCTGTACCAGGAGGCAGCTCAGCTGGACATGCTGCTGGAGAAGCTGCCCCAGGTCTGGAGGTTGTGTGGGCACCAGGAGAGGAACAGAACCAGAGAATGTAGGGTGGGGGGAAATGAGGGGCTTGGGGAGACCCAGGCTGGAGGACTGGAAATTTGGGGTGGGAATTATAAGCCAGTGACTGAAGTGAGGAAGGATGATCCTTACAAAGTGAAGAAGATAACAATCTTGAAGCCCAGGGTGAGGTGTTTTAGGAGGGGCGTAGTCAGACCACAGGTGCTGAGTGGGCCTCTCTCACCTACCAGGTGGCAGAGGAGATCAGTGGTCCCTTGA
- the TUBB gene encoding tubulin beta chain, which yields MREIVHIQAGQCGNQIGAKFWEVISDEHGIDPTGTYHGDSDLQLDRISVYYNEATGGKYVPRAILVDLEPGTMDSVRSGPFGQIFRPDNFVFGQSGAGNNWAKGHYTEGAELVDSVLDVVRKEAESCDCLQGFQLTHSLGGGTGSGMGTLLISKIREEYPDRIMNTFSVVPSPKVSDTVVEPYNATLSVHQLVENTDETYCIDNEALYDICFRTLKLTTPTYGDLNHLVSATMSGVTTCLRFPGQLNADLRKLAVNMVPFPRLHFFMPGFAPLTSRGSQQYRALTVPELTQQVFDAKNMMAACDPRHGRYLTVAAVFRGRMSMKEVDEQMLNVQNKNSSYFVEWIPNNVKTAVCDIPPRGLKMAVTFIGNSTAIQELFKRISEQFTAMFRRKAFLHWYTGEGMDEMEFTEAESNMNDLVSEYQQYQDATAEEEEDFGEEAEEEA from the exons ATGAGGGAAATCGTGCACATCCAGGCCGGTCAGTGTGGCAACCAGATCGGTGCCAAG TTCTGGGAGGTGATCAGTGATGAACACGGCATCGACCCCACCGGAACCTACCACGGCGACAGCGACCTGCAGCTGGATCGCATCTCCGTGTACTACAATGAAGCTACAG GTGGCAAATATGTTCCTCGTGCTATCTTGGTGGATCTAGAACCCGGGACCATGGACTCTGTTCGCTCAGGTCCTTTTGGGCAGATATTCAGACCAGACAACTTTGTTTTTG GTCAGTCCGGGGCAGGCAACAACTGGGCCAAGGGCCACTATACAGAGGGGGCTGAGCTGGTTGACTCAGTCCTGGATGTGGTGAGGAAGGAGGCCGAGAGCTGTGACTGCCTGCAGGGCTTCCAGCTGACCCACTCACTGGGTGGGGGCACAGGCTCTGGAATGGGCACCTTGCTCATCAGCAAGATCCGAGAAGAGTATCCCGACCGCATCATGAACACCTTCAGTGTGGTCCCCTCACCCAAAGTGTCTGACACTGTGGTCGAGCCCTACAATGCCACCCTCTCTGTCCATCAGTTGGTAGAGAACACAGATGAGACCTACTGCATTGACAACGAGGCCCTTTACGACATCTGCTTCCGCACTCTCAAGCTGACCACGCCAACCTACGGGGACCTGAACCACCTCGTCTCAGCCACCATGAGCGGTGTCACCACCTGCCTCCGCTTCCCTGGTCAGCTCAATGCTGACCTCCGCAAGCTAGCTGTCAACATGGTGCCCTTCCCACGTCTCCACTTCTTCATGCCTGGCTTTGCACCTCTGACCAGCCGTGGAAGCCAGCAGTATCGGGCCCTCACTGTGCCTGAACTCACCCAGCAGGTCTTTGATGCCAAGAACATGATGGCTGCCTGTGACCCCCGCCATGGCCGTTACCTCACTGTGGCTGCTGTCTTCCGTGGGCGCATGTCCATGAAGGAGGTAGATGAGCAGATGCTCAACGTGCAGAACAAGAACAGCAGCTACTTCGTAGAATGGATCCCCAACAATGTCAAAACGGCAGTCTGCGACATCCCACCTCGTGGCCTCAAGATGGCAGTCACCTTCATAGGAAATAGCACAGCCATCCAGGAGCTCTTCAAGCGCATCTCAGAGCAGTTCACTGCCATGTTCCGGCGCAAGGCCTTCCTCCACTGGTACACAGGTGAGGGCATGGACGAGATGGAGTTCACCGAGGCCGAGAGCAACATGAACGACCTGGTGTCCGAGTACCAGCAGTACCAAGATGCCACCGCAGAAGAAGAGGAGGATTTCGGTGAGGAGGCCGAAGAGGAGGCCTAA